The following proteins are co-located in the Gemmatimonadota bacterium genome:
- a CDS encoding ABC transporter substrate-binding protein has protein sequence SYRLDPEIGDLLGDVRFRRALSLGIDRNEVNETFMLGLGLPTASVPTPNSKYYPGTEWAQRWAVHDIDAANELLDEVGLSVRDEEGFRLRRDRPDRLRLTCQAFVAHFDFPAVAEMVREHWRRIGIDLDTDIVDPALAIQQSMAGELQFSLQLSGAADPFMNPEYLFPYTPLGVGGASGVEFARWFQSNGTAGDRPPDEIVEVMQLWRAARLEETERRTAMARELIRRHVDNVFSIGLVSGGFTYHGVHVRKHDLGNVPRRVVNSQVVRSPGNALPMTFFFK, from the coding sequence GAGTTACCGTCTCGATCCCGAGATCGGCGATCTGTTGGGTGACGTACGGTTTCGGCGGGCGCTGTCGCTGGGTATCGACCGGAATGAGGTCAATGAGACTTTCATGCTCGGACTCGGTCTGCCGACGGCGTCGGTGCCTACGCCCAACAGCAAGTACTACCCGGGAACCGAGTGGGCGCAGCGCTGGGCGGTCCACGACATCGACGCGGCCAACGAACTGCTGGACGAAGTGGGACTCTCGGTGCGGGACGAGGAGGGTTTCCGCCTGCGCCGGGATCGTCCGGATCGCCTCAGGCTCACCTGCCAAGCTTTTGTCGCGCACTTCGATTTCCCGGCGGTCGCGGAGATGGTCCGCGAGCACTGGCGGCGGATCGGCATCGACCTGGACACGGACATCGTTGATCCCGCGCTGGCGATTCAGCAGAGCATGGCCGGCGAGCTTCAGTTCAGCCTGCAACTGTCTGGCGCGGCGGACCCGTTCATGAACCCGGAGTACCTGTTTCCGTACACGCCGCTGGGGGTCGGTGGTGCATCCGGTGTCGAGTTCGCCCGCTGGTTCCAGTCCAATGGCACCGCGGGAGACAGGCCGCCGGACGAGATCGTCGAAGTGATGCAATTGTGGCGAGCCGCGAGGCTGGAAGAGACAGAGCGTAGAACAGCTATGGCCCGGGAGCTGATCCGTCGTCATGTTGACAATGTTTTCAGCATCGGTCTGGTTTCAGGCGGTTTCACCTACCATGGCGTACATGTTCGCAAGCACGATCTCGGAAATGTCCCTCGCCGGGTCGTGAACTCGCAGGTCGTCCGGTCGCCCGGAAACGCACTGCCAATGACCTTTTTCTTCAAATAG
- a CDS encoding ABC transporter substrate-binding protein, which yields MELDRRSILISATASLVSACYRGSGGPISQPSGALPPDVRDIGPEGPRAILNPSRIPAEFREAPMLAAEVAVGRLPPVRERIGRDPLVIEPLHEIGRYGGTLRRAINGPNDIAGVVRFASGPDSFLYWDHLWTTPRPNIARAYELSRDGRAVTLYLRSGMRWSDGARFTADDVLFWYEDLYLDRRVVPAPSESLRVGGEDVRVRRVDGETVQFIAPRPFPLLVELLASFTDIGGPSFYGRNAMGGFAPKHYLSRFHPRYRSEDAINREAREAGLLNWTVYLKKRFDWTFNPELPVVSPWQVTVPINSRGFSMQRNPYSIWVDTEGNQLPYIDRISHVLCSGPEAVNFKAAAGQLDFQSRHLLVSNVPFLLANRRRSGCDVHLNPSRD from the coding sequence ATGGAACTGGATCGGCGCAGCATACTCATCAGCGCCACGGCTTCGCTCGTGAGTGCCTGCTATCGGGGCAGCGGCGGGCCGATTTCGCAGCCGTCGGGCGCGCTGCCGCCCGATGTCCGCGATATCGGTCCCGAGGGTCCCCGCGCCATCCTGAATCCATCCCGGATTCCGGCGGAATTCCGCGAAGCGCCGATGCTGGCGGCGGAGGTGGCGGTCGGGCGCCTGCCTCCGGTTCGGGAGCGGATCGGGCGCGATCCTCTGGTCATCGAGCCGCTGCACGAGATCGGGCGCTACGGCGGGACGCTGCGCCGCGCCATCAACGGACCGAACGACATCGCCGGGGTCGTCCGATTCGCTTCAGGGCCCGACAGCTTCCTCTACTGGGATCATCTATGGACGACGCCGCGGCCGAATATCGCCCGCGCCTACGAACTCAGCCGCGACGGACGCGCAGTGACCCTGTACCTGCGGAGCGGCATGCGCTGGTCGGACGGTGCGCGGTTTACCGCCGACGACGTACTGTTCTGGTATGAGGATCTCTACCTGGACCGCCGGGTCGTCCCCGCGCCGAGCGAATCGCTGCGGGTCGGCGGCGAAGACGTGCGGGTGCGCAGGGTCGATGGGGAAACCGTGCAGTTCATCGCCCCCCGGCCGTTTCCGCTGCTGGTCGAATTGCTTGCAAGCTTCACCGACATCGGTGGCCCGAGTTTCTACGGCAGGAATGCAATGGGCGGATTCGCCCCGAAGCACTACCTGTCCCGATTCCACCCCAGGTATCGCTCCGAGGATGCGATCAACCGGGAAGCGCGGGAGGCGGGACTGCTGAACTGGACCGTCTACCTCAAGAAGCGCTTCGACTGGACGTTCAATCCGGAACTTCCGGTGGTTTCGCCCTGGCAGGTGACTGTGCCGATCAACTCCCGCGGGTTCAGCATGCAGAGGAATCCCTACAGCATCTGGGTCGACACCGAGGGCAACCAGCTTCCCTACATCGACCGTATTTCCCATGTGCTGTGCTCCGGTCCGGAGGCGGTCAATTTCAAGGCGGCCGCCGGACAACTGGACTTTCAGAGCCGGCACCTGCTGGTCTCGAACGTGCCCTTCCTTCTGGCGAACCGGCGTCGTTCGGGCTGCGATGTGCATCTCAATCCATCGCGGGAC
- a CDS encoding TonB-dependent receptor, protein YFHAWSQMFNTFGPGRRSETIPTTSPFYPGGGLIPAIPGQDLTAPVRTQNAQVGYRKDRTNQIDDWANRLMASLEGTVGSIDYELWALNSAAEIGISNQLYNPEINNGVPGTNGAPWINPFAWFEDQPSDAQSFILANDLGVVENRHGESDLTSAGLTISGDALEMAAGPLSYAFALEFQEESIFLQDLPVRRMAGLRVQPDQMGERDVLSVSGEVLIPLSDQFEINASLRYDDYSDAGATTNPKILLDWNLTPNFNLHASANTGFRAPTLFDVFAPNRYAFTTANPVQADPDRCNRSTNPWTPVFPGEDDFFHVCRGQYSTLLGGNRNLDPEISTVFAVGTDFNFEVGDGRVNLRVDYWDYNIEDIIGPIDVIAIFQDLDQFGHFIIRCNDLPPEDLEGTITCEDDPNGPNRIGAIEQFLQNLGTVNTSGFDIKGRWDQEFSGGYSLGVTYNATIVNEYEQQRYPGDGFHSRLGTFLGTQGPVFEYQHYLAATLSRDNWNVRAQHRHKSSYGDCNSACGIAAEYHNEVDAYGLVDLAGTWRFNDRLAMTLHVLNVLDTDPPFTNNARQGSALSANIDTRYTDPRGRSVGVTLRGNL, encoded by the coding sequence GTATTTCCACGCTTGGTCACAGATGTTCAATACCTTTGGACCTGGCCGTCGCAGTGAAACGATTCCAACGACAAGCCCGTTTTATCCGGGAGGCGGGCTGATTCCGGCGATCCCAGGCCAGGATCTCACCGCTCCGGTGCGCACGCAGAATGCACAAGTCGGATATCGGAAGGATCGCACCAACCAGATCGACGACTGGGCCAATCGGTTGATGGCGTCCCTCGAGGGTACGGTGGGCAGTATCGATTATGAATTGTGGGCGCTGAACTCCGCGGCGGAAATAGGCATTTCAAATCAGCTCTACAATCCGGAAATCAACAACGGAGTGCCGGGAACCAATGGCGCTCCGTGGATCAATCCGTTCGCCTGGTTCGAAGATCAACCGTCTGATGCCCAGTCGTTCATTCTCGCGAACGACCTCGGCGTCGTTGAGAATCGCCATGGGGAGTCAGATCTCACCAGCGCAGGACTCACCATCAGCGGTGACGCGCTGGAAATGGCCGCAGGGCCGCTGTCATATGCTTTCGCTCTGGAGTTCCAGGAGGAATCGATCTTTCTACAGGACCTTCCTGTGCGGAGAATGGCCGGGCTGAGAGTGCAGCCCGACCAGATGGGTGAACGCGACGTGTTGTCGGTCTCGGGCGAGGTGTTGATTCCATTGAGCGACCAGTTCGAGATCAATGCGTCGCTGCGATACGACGACTACAGCGACGCTGGCGCCACGACGAACCCGAAGATTTTGCTGGACTGGAACCTTACGCCAAACTTCAACCTTCACGCGTCGGCCAATACGGGATTTCGCGCACCCACTCTGTTCGATGTGTTCGCTCCAAACCGATACGCATTCACCACCGCCAACCCCGTGCAGGCGGATCCGGATCGCTGTAATCGGTCCACAAATCCCTGGACCCCCGTATTCCCCGGCGAGGACGATTTTTTCCACGTCTGTCGCGGCCAGTACTCGACGTTGCTCGGTGGAAACAGGAACCTCGATCCGGAGATCTCGACGGTCTTCGCTGTGGGTACCGATTTCAACTTTGAAGTGGGCGACGGACGTGTCAACCTCCGGGTCGACTACTGGGACTACAACATTGAAGACATCATCGGGCCGATCGATGTAATTGCGATTTTCCAGGATCTCGATCAGTTTGGCCATTTCATCATTCGCTGTAACGACCTGCCTCCCGAGGACCTGGAAGGCACCATTACCTGTGAGGACGACCCGAATGGCCCAAACCGAATCGGTGCAATCGAGCAATTCCTGCAGAACCTCGGTACTGTCAATACCTCCGGTTTCGATATCAAGGGGCGTTGGGACCAGGAGTTTTCCGGTGGGTATAGCCTGGGAGTGACATATAACGCCACGATCGTCAATGAATACGAGCAGCAGCGCTATCCGGGAGATGGGTTCCATTCGCGGCTTGGGACCTTCCTGGGTACACAGGGGCCGGTATTCGAGTACCAGCACTACCTGGCGGCGACGCTGAGCAGAGACAACTGGAATGTTCGCGCACAGCATCGCCACAAGAGCAGTTACGGCGACTGCAACAGCGCGTGCGGGATCGCTGCGGAGTACCACAACGAAGTGGATGCCTACGGCCTCGTCGACCTCGCCGGCACCTGGCGATTCAACGACCGGCTGGCGATGACCCTGCATGTGCTCAACGTTCTGGATACGGACCCGCCATTCACCAACAACGCCCGCCAGGGTTCGGCGTTGAGCGCCAACATCGATACGCGCTACACCGATCCGCGCGGGCGTTCGGTCGGCGTTACGCTGAGGGGCAACTTGTAG